The following is a genomic window from Deltaproteobacteria bacterium PRO3.
CACCGAGGAGACGCTCGCCTTGGGCGCGCGACGCTTTCGCGAGCGCGCCGACGACCTGGGCCTTCCGAAGGGGGAGCGCGAACCCTTCACCGACGCCCTCAAGCACCGCATGGCGCCGCCCGCCCTCGAGACCTACCTGCCCCTGTTCTACGAAAAGACCGCGACCCTCTTCGACTACCTGCCGGCCGGCGCGACGGCGGTGTGGGTGGAGCCCGAGCTGGGGCGCGCCCAATTCGAGGAGCTGCACAAAGAGGCCGCGGCCGCGCGCGCGGCCAGCCACACCACCGAGCGGGTGGTCGCCCCCGAGGAGCTCTTCGTGGCGTGGAACGAGGTCGAAGCGGCGCTCGAGGCCCGCAAGGCCTGGACCTACACCGAGTTGAGCGCCGGTCCCGAGGTGGTCCGCTTCGCCACGCGCGGCCATGAGGAGTTGAGCGCCCTGCTCAAGCACGCCCACTTGAGCGAGGAGATGCTGAAGCCGCTGATCGACCGGCTCAAGGCTTGGCTTCGCAGCGGGACCCGAATACTGATGGCGGCGGGCACGCACTCCCAGCGCCTGCGCCTCCAGGACCTGTTGGAGCGCGCCGAGCTGAGGCTGCGCGATCTGCCGGGCGGCTTCCCCGAATTCCAGGATCTGAAGGAACAAGCCCCGACGATTTATGTCTGCGAGGGGCACCTCTCGCGGGGCTTCCTGTGGGAAGGCGAGGGCCTGGCGCTGCTCACCGACCAGGAGATCTTCGGCGAGAAGCAGCGCCGCCGGAAGGCGGAGCCGCGCAAGGCCGAGGCCTTTACCACCTTCGAGGAGCTGAGCGAGGGCGACTACATCATCCACGAGCAGCACGGGCTGGGCGTCTACCGCGGCCTGCAGACGCTCAACCTCGACGGACATCCCAACGATTTTCTCCTCTTGGAGTACCTGGGCAACGACAAGCTCTATCTCCCGGTCTACCGCCTCAACCTGGTCAGCCGCTACGCGGCCCAGGAGGGCCACATCCCGCGCTTGGACAAGCTGGGCGCGGGCCACTGGGAGAAGAGCAAGACCAAGGTGCGCAAGGCCCTGCGGGCTATGGCCGGCGAGCTGCTCCAGCTCTACGCCGAGCGGGCCAGCCTGCGCGGCCACGCCTTCAGCCCGGGCGGGGTGCTCTACGAGGAGTTCGAGGCGACCTTCCCCTTCGAGGAGACCCCCGACCAGCTGCGCGCGATCCGCGAGGTCAACCAGGACATGGATGCGGAGCGCCCGATGGACCGCCTGATCTGCGGCGACGTCGGCTTCGGCAAGACCGAGGTCGCGATGCGCGCCGCCTTCCGCGCCCTGCTCGACAACAAGCAGGTGGCTCTCCTGGTGCCCACGACGGTCCTCGCCCTGCAGCACGAGCGGAACTTTCGGGCGCGCTTCCAGAACTTTCCGGCGACGATCGAGATGCTCTCGCGGATGGTGCGGCCGAAGCAATACCAGGACGTCGTCGAGCGTCTCGCCAAGGGTAAGGTGGACATCGTGATCGGGACGCACTCTCTCTTGGGTAAGGAGATCCGCTTCAAGGACTTGGGACTAGTCATCGTCGACGAGGAGCACCGCTTTGGCGTCGCGCAAAAAGAAAAGATTAAGAAATTTAAAAAGCTGGCCGACGTGCTGACCCTGACCGCGACGCCCATCCCGCGCACGCTCAACATGTCGCTCTCCGGGATCCGCGACCTCTCGGTCATCGCCACGCCTCCCGTCGATCGCCTCTCGATCCAGACCTTCGTCGCGCCTTACAACGAGCAGCTGATCCGCGAGGCGATCCTGCGCGAGCTCTCGCGCGGCGGGCAGGTCTACTTCATCCACAACCGGGTTCAGGACATCCTCGACGTGAAGAAACGGCTGGTCGACTTGGTGCCCGAGGCGAAGGTCGAGGTCGGCCACGGGCAAATGGAGGAGGGGAAGCTCGAGGAGGTCATGATCCGCTTCGTCAACCGCGAGTTCAACGTCTTCCTCTCGACGACCATCGTCGAGTCGGGACTCGACATCCCCTCGGCCAACACGATGATCGTCAACCGCGCCGACACCTTCGGCTTGGCCCAGCTCTACCAGTTGCGGGGCCGCATCGGGCGCTCCAACCTGCGGGCCTACGCCTACTTGATGATCCCCGGGCAAGAGGCGATCACGCCGCGGGCCCGCGCCCGGCTGGCGGTCTTGCAGCGCTACACGGATCTGGGCTCGGGATTCAAGATCGCCGCCCACGACCTCGAGATCCGCGGCTCCGGCAACCTGCTGGGCCCCGAGCAGTCGGGCCACATCGCGGCGGTGGGCTATGAGCTTTACACGCGCCTCTTGGAAGAGGCGATCATGGACGTCAAGGGCGAGGTGCGGCGCGAGGCCCCGGATCC
Proteins encoded in this region:
- the mfd gene encoding transcription-repair coupling factor, whose protein sequence is TEETLALGARRFRERADDLGLPKGEREPFTDALKHRMAPPALETYLPLFYEKTATLFDYLPAGATAVWVEPELGRAQFEELHKEAAAARAASHTTERVVAPEELFVAWNEVEAALEARKAWTYTELSAGPEVVRFATRGHEELSALLKHAHLSEEMLKPLIDRLKAWLRSGTRILMAAGTHSQRLRLQDLLERAELRLRDLPGGFPEFQDLKEQAPTIYVCEGHLSRGFLWEGEGLALLTDQEIFGEKQRRRKAEPRKAEAFTTFEELSEGDYIIHEQHGLGVYRGLQTLNLDGHPNDFLLLEYLGNDKLYLPVYRLNLVSRYAAQEGHIPRLDKLGAGHWEKSKTKVRKALRAMAGELLQLYAERASLRGHAFSPGGVLYEEFEATFPFEETPDQLRAIREVNQDMDAERPMDRLICGDVGFGKTEVAMRAAFRALLDNKQVALLVPTTVLALQHERNFRARFQNFPATIEMLSRMVRPKQYQDVVERLAKGKVDIVIGTHSLLGKEIRFKDLGLVIVDEEHRFGVAQKEKIKKFKKLADVLTLTATPIPRTLNMSLSGIRDLSVIATPPVDRLSIQTFVAPYNEQLIREAILRELSRGGQVYFIHNRVQDILDVKKRLVDLVPEAKVEVGHGQMEEGKLEEVMIRFVNREFNVFLSTTIVESGLDIPSANTMIVNRADTFGLAQLYQLRGRIGRSNLRAYAYLMIPGQEAITPRARARLAVLQRYTDLGSGFKIAAHDLEIRGSGNLLGPEQSGHIAAVGYELYTRLLEEAIMDVKGEVRREAPDPELQLKLSAAIPEDYIPETTMRLTLYKRLASVADEAELDALAEEIHDRFGKLPEALQNLIVVMRVKALARRAWVRMLRLEARRAVFTFDPNSPVQVEDLTKTIAREPERFRWLAPQELAMNFKPGKEGAAIESIQKFLAGLRVEG